Part of the Deinococcus arcticus genome is shown below.
CCGCCAGCGTTCACCCTGAGCCAGGATCAAACTCTCCAAGAAATGGTTATCACTGACCGAAGTCAATTGATACAGTCTGATGCCTCGCTTGCGCTTGGCTTGCCCTCTCGGGCTTCTTTTCGCAGTCCGCGAGCGGACTGCTCTTCGTGAATCTGGAGACATCCGGGGGGATGTCTGCTCACACGATCCTGTCGGATCGCCCTGTACGCTCTTCTTCTGCCTTGTCATGCACCTCGCCTCGCTTGAGGCTCAGAAAAGATACAGGGCTTTCCTGAACTTGTCAACACCTCAGGCTTGCGCCGCGCTTGGCCTTCGCCCGAGCCACCATTCCGCGGCTTCCCAACCGCACCTTCGTCAGAGGCTGGCGGTCTTTATCTCACCCTTCTGATTCAGAGGCCAGGGTCCTGGCGAACGTTTGGCTTCTATACTGGGCTCTTGAAACCCGCCCCCCGGCCAACGGGACCAGGGCGGAAGGGAGGCACGCCACATGCAGGAACTGCTCGAAAAACTGGCGTCGCTCCGGGAGTACCTTTGACATTCCCGGCAAAACGCGGCGCCTGAACGAATTAGACCGAGAACTCAGCGACCCGGAACTCTGGAACGACGCCGCGCGCGCCCGCAAGGTCACGCAGGAAGCCGGCACCTTACGGCGGGTGGTCGAGAGTTACAGCACCCTGAGCTCCGACGCCCAGGGCCTCTCGGAAATGCTGGAGATGGCCAGCGCTGAGGAACGCGAGATGCTGCAAGAAGAGCAGCAGTCACTGGAAACGCGCGTGGACGAGCTGTACAAGGAAACGCTCTTTACCATGAAGCACGCCGAGACCGCCGCCATCGTGCGGGTGAAAAGCGGCGCGGGCGGCACCGAGTCCATGGACTGGGCCGGCATGCTCTCGCGGATGTACATGCGCTGGGCCGAGCGCCGGGGCTTCAAGGTCGAGATGATTGACCAGGTGGACGGCGACCAGGCGGGCGTGGTCAGCAGCGAATTCATCATTCGCGGCGAAAAGGCGTTTGGCATGATGGCCCCCGAACACGGGGTTCACCGGCTGGTGCGGGTGTCGCCCTTCGATTCCAACAACCGCCGCCACACCTCGTTTGCTTCGGTGGACGTGGTGCCGGAGGTGCCGGAAGAGGAGATCAACATTCACATTCCCGACTCCGACCTGCGCCGCGACGTGTTCCGCTCGCAGGGCGCGGGTGGGCAGGGCGTGAACACCACCGACTCGGCCGTGCGCCTGACCCACTTGCCCACCGGGATTGCCGTGGCTTCGCAGCAGACCCGTTCTCAGATCAAGAACCACGAGATCGCCCTGCAGATTCTCAAGCAGCGCCTTTACGACATTGAGATGCGCAAGCGGGAAGAGGAAGAAGCCCGGGCGCGCGGTGAGCAGAAGAAGATTGAGTGGGGCTCGCAGATCCGCTCGTATGTGCTGGACAAGCAGTACATCAAGGATCACCGCACGGGCGTGATGAAACACAACCCCGACGACGTTCTGGACGGCGATCTGGCCGACCTGCAGTGGGCGGGCCTGGAGTGGCTGGCCGGCAAACGGGTGGCCGAGGACAGCGCCGAGGACGAATAATTCTGGTCAAGCCTCTCGGCCGGCTTTGCAAGGGCGCTCGTCAGACGGGCGCCCTTTGCGCTAAGGTGCAGCCATCAACCTTGCAGGCCACTGGAGTGCCCCACCTGCCCATGTCTGAAGACCGCACCATTCCTGGCTACACCCTGCACCGTGTGATCGGGCGCGGGAACACTTCCCTGGTCTGGCTGGCCACCGACGCGCGTAAGAAAGAAGTGGCCCTGAAGGTGCCGCTGCCCGAAACACTGCGCGTGCAGGAGGCCGCCGAGCGCTTTGGCAACGAGGTGCGCCTGACCCTGAAGTTCCGCCACCCTCACATCGTGCCGGGCTATGCGGGCACGGCCTTTGGGCCCAAAGCCTTTCTGGCCATTCCCTATTACCCACGCGGCGCGCTCAGCGACCTGCTGCCCCAGCTGCCCGGCGGCACCCTGCCGCTGCCCGACGCCCTGAGAATCCTGGCTGACGTGGCCTCGGCGCTTACCTATCTTCACCATCAGGGCGCGGTGCATCAGGACGTCAAGCCGCAGAACGTGTATGTAAATGAGGAGGGGCGCGCGGCCCTGGCTGACCTGGGCAGCGCCTATTTCACGGCGCAGGGGGGGCAGACCAGCGGCAGCCCCTTTTACATGTCCCCGGAGATTTACCACGGCGAGAGCAGCAGCGCCGCCAGCGACGTGTACAGCCTGGGCATCATGATGTATGAGCTGCTGGGCGGCGAGCGCCCCTACCACGGCCACACCTACGAGGAACTGATGGTGGCGCACCTGACCCGCTTTCCCCCGCCGCTGCTGAGCCTGAACCCCAGCGTGTCGCGCCGCGTGGCCCGGCTGGCCGAACTGGCCCTGGCCAAGCGGCCCCACGACCGCCCTACGGCCGACGCAGTCCGCCGGGCCCTGCTGAGTGCGCTGGGCGAAACCCCCGCCGACGAGGTGTACGAGGACCCTGAGGGGGCCCAGGAAACTGCGCCTGTCTCTGCCCGGCAAATGGGCCGCCACGGGCCACAGGCCGAGGGGCGCCCCACAGAGGCGACCCCCACCCCGGAGGCCCCCGGCCCCAGCAAGGAGAGCCGCTGGAGCCTGTTCAAACGGCGGAAGTAACGCGGGTCATAGCGTGAAATGCACCTCGAAGCGGCCAGTGCGGGACTGATACCCCAGGCGCTGGTTCACGGCCAGCATGGGGGCGTTGCCGGAATGGTTGTTGGTGCGCAGCATGGGAAAGCCGGCCGCCTGTGCCCGGGCAATCACCTGCAGTTTGAGCGGCAGGGCCAGGCCGCGCCCCCGCGCTTCGGGCGCCGTCGCCGTCAGACTGTTGTAGCCAAAGTTCTGGCGGTGAAACCCTTCCAGAATGGAGGTGCCGAGCCACTCGCCCTGCGGGCCCACCGCCAGCACCCACCAGTCGGGGCGGGCCACTGCGTTTAACCGGAGCAGCCGCCTCACCTCGGCCAGGGGCCAGCGGGGATGGCCGCGCAGGTCGGGCGTTTCGGTCAGGCGGTCGGCCACAAAGTTTACAAACCGCTCAACCTCTTCCTCTCCGGCCCCTCCAAGGTCCTTGAAAGTCACCCCCTGCGCCGCAGCCTGATCCAGCCTGGATTGAAACGGCGCCGCGTCAAAGGTCGTGAGGTCCAGCTCCGAGGCAAAGCGGTGCACCCTCGTCACCGCGCCGCGCCGCGTCCCCCAGGCCAGGGAACCGGGATCATCGTCGGCCACATCCAGCGTCAGACCGCTGGCCTGCGCTTCTCGCCCGGCCTGCACCACATCGGCCCACAGCTGCCGCCCGGCGCCCTGCTGGCGCAAGCGGGGCTCCACGACCACCTGAGCCTGCAGGAAGCCGGGCGGCGCGAAGGCAAAGGTCTGAAGCTGCGAGGCGCCTACCGCCTCACCAGCCGCGTCCACCAGTAGACGGCGGCGCAGCGTGTGGGTGGGATCACGCCGGGCGTCCGTCGCCTGAATGCCCTCAGCCGTCACCCCCGGGCGGCTGCACGACCACAGCGCAGCCAGAGCGGGAAAGTCCTCAGGTGTGACTGGCCGCAGGCTCCAGCCCGCGCTCAAAGCAGCTCCTTGACCAGCTGCCGGATGGCCCCCAGGTGATAGGCCACGTGGGCCACGCCGCCCGTCAGTCCGCCGGTGGCGTCCCCGGTTACGGGCTGGTCCTGCTGGCTGTGTGTAAACGCCACCAGGGCGTCATAGGCGGCGCGCACCCGCTGGCGCTGCGCGGCCCAGCCCGCCTCATCCACCTGCACCGGCTGAAAGCTGCCCTGCCAGTCAAAGGGACCCCGGTCACTGTCGCGTTCCCAGCGCACGATCACCTCCATGTGAAAGGCGGTGTGGGCGGTGTGCGCGGCCACGGTGGTGCCCAGAACCTCGCGGCTGGCCTGCTCGGCGTTCAGGGCCTCCAGCGTGGCCAGCAGGCCGTGGTTGCCGCTGCCGTCGGCACCCGTGCCGTCCAGAAAGGCGGTGGGTTGGCCGGGCCGCCCGCCCTCCACCGTTTCACGCAGAATGTCCAGGATGCCGTCTAAGGGGTGCTGGGCAGGCGGTGCGGTCTGGGCCTCCGGGGTCTGGGTCATGCCCCAGCCTAAGGGCCGTGTGGAGCCAGAGCCTATCCGCCGCGCGGCTCTGGTCAGCGCGGGTTCCGTCTGGTATGCTTGCCAATTGCGCTGCCCGGCGAGGCCCGAGCCTGCCAGAGAGCGGCGACAGAGGAGGTGAACCATGAACCAGTACGACCTGAACCTGATCCTGAACCCCAACCTCAGCGCGGAGCAGGTGGGCATCGAGAAGGACTACATCGAAACCACCCTGAAAAGTGCGGGCGCGGAAATCAGCACCCTGGACGAGCCCGGCAACCGCCGCCTCGCCTACGCCGTGAACAAGGACCGCGAGGGCTACTACCTGATGTACACCATCAAGGCCGCCGGCAACCCCGAAAAGGACATTGCCAGCACCCTGCGTCTGCGCGACCACGTGCGCCGCGTCCTGGTGGTCAAGGACCGCCCGGAGTGGAAGACCAAGAAAGCCTGAGCGTTTTACGCCATTGACGTAAAAGCTTGGGCTTGTTATCGTATGGTCAACCCGCAAGGGCCAAGACAGCCAGCCAGACCTAAACCCCAGTACTGTTCGCCAGCAAGCAAGGAGACCCTGTTATGGCCCGAGGCATGAACCACGTTTACCTGATCGGCGCACTCGCCCGCGATCCCGAACTGCGGTACACCCCCAGCGGCACCGCCGTGTTTGAAGCCACCGTGGCCGGTGAAGACCACATCGTGGGCAACGACGGCCGCGAACGTAAACTCCCCTGGTATCACCGCGTGTCCATTCTGGGCAAGCCCGCCGAGTGGCAGGCCGAGCGCAACCTCAAGGGCGGCGACGCCGTGCTGGTTGAAGGCAGCCTGGAATACAGCCAGTGGGAAGCGCCCGAGGGCGGCAAACGCAGCATGGTGCGCGTCAAGGCGCTGCGCATGGAACAGCTCGGCACCCAGCCTGAACTGGTCCAGGACGCCGGAGGCGGCGTTCGCATGGGCAGCGGCATGAACGAAGTGGTGCTCATCGGCAATGTCACCCGTGACCCCGAACTGCGCTACACCCCCGCCGGCGACGCCGTGCTTGGACTCGGCCTGGCCGTGAACGAGACCTGGAACGACCGTCAGGGGCAGAAGCAGGAAAAGACCCACTGGATTGACGTAACGCTGTGGCGTGAGCTGGCCGAGAGCATGAAGGACCTGCGCAAGGGCGACCCTGTGCTGGTGCGCGGCCGACTGGTGAACGAAGCGTGGACCGACCGCGATGGCAACAAACGCAACTCGACCAAAGTAGAGGCGAC
Proteins encoded:
- a CDS encoding serine/threonine-protein kinase is translated as MSEDRTIPGYTLHRVIGRGNTSLVWLATDARKKEVALKVPLPETLRVQEAAERFGNEVRLTLKFRHPHIVPGYAGTAFGPKAFLAIPYYPRGALSDLLPQLPGGTLPLPDALRILADVASALTYLHHQGAVHQDVKPQNVYVNEEGRAALADLGSAYFTAQGGQTSGSPFYMSPEIYHGESSSAASDVYSLGIMMYELLGGERPYHGHTYEELMVAHLTRFPPPLLSLNPSVSRRVARLAELALAKRPHDRPTADAVRRALLSALGETPADEVYEDPEGAQETAPVSARQMGRHGPQAEGRPTEATPTPEAPGPSKESRWSLFKRRK
- a CDS encoding GNAT family N-acetyltransferase — encoded protein: MSAGWSLRPVTPEDFPALAALWSCSRPGVTAEGIQATDARRDPTHTLRRRLLVDAAGEAVGASQLQTFAFAPPGFLQAQVVVEPRLRQQGAGRQLWADVVQAGREAQASGLTLDVADDDPGSLAWGTRRGAVTRVHRFASELDLTTFDAAPFQSRLDQAAAQGVTFKDLGGAGEEEVERFVNFVADRLTETPDLRGHPRWPLAEVRRLLRLNAVARPDWWVLAVGPQGEWLGTSILEGFHRQNFGYNSLTATAPEARGRGLALPLKLQVIARAQAAGFPMLRTNNHSGNAPMLAVNQRLGYQSRTGRFEVHFTL
- the rpsF gene encoding 30S ribosomal protein S6: MNQYDLNLILNPNLSAEQVGIEKDYIETTLKSAGAEISTLDEPGNRRLAYAVNKDREGYYLMYTIKAAGNPEKDIASTLRLRDHVRRVLVVKDRPEWKTKKA
- a CDS encoding single-stranded DNA-binding protein, with product MARGMNHVYLIGALARDPELRYTPSGTAVFEATVAGEDHIVGNDGRERKLPWYHRVSILGKPAEWQAERNLKGGDAVLVEGSLEYSQWEAPEGGKRSMVRVKALRMEQLGTQPELVQDAGGGVRMGSGMNEVVLIGNVTRDPELRYTPAGDAVLGLGLAVNETWNDRQGQKQEKTHWIDVTLWRELAESMKDLRKGDPVLVRGRLVNEAWTDRDGNKRNSTKVEATRVEALSRGAASPTSGYAAATPAGPRTQTASSAARPQSAGSQRPAANTGNRSGGLDIDQGLDDFPPDEEDLPF
- the prfB gene encoding peptide chain release factor 2 (programmed frameshift), whose translation is MQELLEKLASLREYLDIPGKTRRLNELDRELSDPELWNDAARARKVTQEAGTLRRVVESYSTLSSDAQGLSEMLEMASAEEREMLQEEQQSLETRVDELYKETLFTMKHAETAAIVRVKSGAGGTESMDWAGMLSRMYMRWAERRGFKVEMIDQVDGDQAGVVSSEFIIRGEKAFGMMAPEHGVHRLVRVSPFDSNNRRHTSFASVDVVPEVPEEEINIHIPDSDLRRDVFRSQGAGGQGVNTTDSAVRLTHLPTGIAVASQQTRSQIKNHEIALQILKQRLYDIEMRKREEEEARARGEQKKIEWGSQIRSYVLDKQYIKDHRTGVMKHNPDDVLDGDLADLQWAGLEWLAGKRVAEDSAEDE